The following coding sequences are from one Eublepharis macularius isolate TG4126 chromosome 19, MPM_Emac_v1.0, whole genome shotgun sequence window:
- the RAB3D gene encoding ras-related protein Rab-3D translates to MASANDTRQAPKDAADQNFDYMFKLLIIGNSSVGKTSFLFRYADDSFTSAFVSTVGIDFKVKTVYRNEKRVKLQIWDTAGQERYRTITTAYYRGAMGFLLMYDISNQESFSAVQDWATQIKTYSWDNAQVILVGNKCDLEDDRVIPTEEGKRLANDLGFEFFEASAKDNINVKQVFERLVDIICEKMNESLDASPGPVGSNHKNTALNEAPPAPSSGCSC, encoded by the exons ATGGCTTCTGCAAATGATACCCGCCAGGCTCCTAAGGATGCCGCTGATCAAAATTTCGACTACATGTTTAAGCTGCTGATCATCGGCAACAGCAGCGTGGGCAAGACGTCCTTTCTCTTCCGGTACGCGGATGACTCTTTCACCTCGGCCTTTGTGAGCACCGTGGGCATCGACTTCAAGGTCAAGACGGTATACCGGAACGAAAAGAGAGTGAAGTTGCAGATCTGG GACACAGCTGGCCAGGAGCGATACCGGACGATAACAACTGCCTACTACCGGGGAGCGATGGGTTTCCTCCTGATGTATGATATCTCCAATCAGGAGTCGttcagtgctgtgcaggactg GGCAACTCAGATCAAGACGTACTCCTGGGACAACGCTCAAGTCATCTTGGTAGGGAACAAGTGTGACCTGGAGGACGACAGAGTGATTCCCACGGAGGAGGGCAAGCGGCTGGCCAATGACCTAG GTTTTGAATTCTTTGAGGCCAGCGCCAAAGACAACATCAATGTCAAGCAGGTCTTTGAGCGCCTGGTGGACATAATCTGTGAGAAGATGAACGAGAGCCTGGATGCCAGCCCGGGCCCGGTGGGCAGCAACCACAAGAACACGGCACTGAACGAGGCGCCTCCTGCACCATCCAGTGGTTGCTCCTGCTAG
- the TSPAN16 gene encoding tetraspanin-16, whose protein sequence is MGCFSILKTTMFVFNGVIFLGGLAVLGIGIWMKLDSSSFAKILDKAVPQLPQLPHVAYLCIALGAFLLLVGFLGCCGAMRESKCLLVVFFVVMLILFIVEVSGAVVVLAFSAVADIFVDHLKQWALKTLKEGYGRQDDITGIWNTTMNELKCCGFHNYTDFSNSFFYQEHANKYPAFCCPANEECPESDIDKNKQGCLHKFQVFLSRNGKIVGGVYLGIGALEAAAMIVSMTLYCQIGTNL, encoded by the exons ATGGGCTGCTTCTCCATCCTGAAGACAACCATGTTCGTATTCAATGGGGTGATATTT CTGGGAGGCCTGGCTGTGCTGGGCATCGGCATCTGGATGAAGCTCGATAGCAGCTCCTTTGCGAAGATCCTCGACAAGGCAGTTCCACAACTGCCACAGCTCCCCCATGTGGCCTACCTGTGCATTGCCCTCGGCGCCTTCTTGCTCCTGGTGGGCTTTTTGGGATGCTGTGGGGCCATGAGAGAAAGCAAATGCCTGCTAGTGGTG ttcTTTGTGGTCATGCTGATTCTCTTCATAGTGGAAGTGTCGGGGGCTGTTGTGGTGCTGGCTTTCTCTGCCGTG GCAGATATATTTGTTGACCACCTGAAGCAGTGGGCGTTGAAGACTTTAAAAGAGGGCTATGGAAGACAAGACGACATTACAGGCATTTGGAATACCACAATGAATGAG CTGAAGTGCTGTGGATTCCACAACTATACTGACTTCAGCAATTCTTTCTTCTATCAAGAACATGCCAACAAATACCCCGCCTTTTGCTGCCCAGCCAATGAAGAATGTCCTGAATCAGATATAGACAAAAACAAGCAG GGCTGCCTGCATAAATTCCAGGTATTCCTGAGCAGGAATGGAAAAATTGTTGGAGGGGTTTATCTTGGAATTGGGGCTCTCGAG GCGGCTGCCATGATCGTCTCCATGACCCTGTATTGTCAGATCGGTACAAATCTTTGA